The genomic segment TAAAGATTTGGATTATAAAAAAAATATTATAAAAAAATATTATAATAAAATATAAGAATTATAACAATTATAATTGTTATGGTCTAAAAGGAATATGAGGAGGAAATAATAATGGGAAAAATTATAGGAATAGATTTAGGTACAACAAACTCATGTGTAGCAGTTATGGAGGGTGGAGAACCCGTAGTAATTTCTAATTCAGAGGGTGCAAGAACTACACCATCTGTAGTTTCATTCCAAGCTAATGGAGAAAGATTAGTAGGTCAAGTAGCAAAGAGGCAAGCAATTACAAACCCAGACAAAACAATAATGTCAATTAAAAGAGAAATGGGTTCCAATCATAAAGTAGATATTGATGGAAAATCACATACACCACAAGAAATTTCGGCGTATATTTTACAAAAAATAAAAGCTGATGCTGAGGCTTATTTAGGAGAAACAGTTACAGAAGCTGTAATAACTGTACCTGCTTATTTCAATGATAGCCAAAGACAAGCAACAAAAGACGCAGGAAAAATAGCTGGACTTGAAGTTAAAAGAATAATAAATGAGCCAACAGCGGCAGCTCTAGCTTATGGTTTAGATAAAATGGATGTTAACCAAAAAATATTAGTATATGATTTAGGTGGCGGTACATTTGATGTATCTATATTAGAACTTGGTGATGGTTTATTCGAAGTAAAATCAACTAATGGTAACACTAAACTTGGTGGAGATGACTTTGACGAAAAGGTTATGAATCACATAGCCGACACTTTTAAAGCGGATAATGGAATAGATTTAAGAAATGATAAAATGGCACTTCAAAGATTAAAAGAAGCTGCTGAAAAAGCTAAAATTGAATTATCATCATCAATGCAAACAAATGTTAATCTACCATTTATTACTGCAGATGCAACAGGTCCAAAGCATATAGATATAAATTTAACAAGAGCTAAGTTTAATGAGTTAACTCACGATTTAGTAAATGCTACAATAGAACCAATGAAAAAAGCACTTGCAGATGCAGGGTTATCACTTAATGAAATAGATAAAATTGTACTTGTAGGTGGTTCAACAAGAACACCAGCAGTTCAAGAAGCAGTTAAAAACTTTACTGGAAAAGATCCTTCAAAGGGAGTAAATCCAGATGAATGTGTAGCACTCGGTGCAGCAGTTCAAGCAGGAGTATTAAGTGGGGAAGTTAAAGATGTTTTACTTCTTGACGTAACTCCATTAACACTAGGAATTGAAACTCTAGGTGGAATAGCTACTCCTTTAATTGAAAGAAATACTACAATCCCAGCTAAAAAGAGTCAAGTATTCTCAACAGCTGCAGATGGTCAAACATCAGTTGAAATTAACATTGTTCAAGGTGAGAGACAAATGGCTGCAGGTAACAAGACTTTAGGAAGAGTTACTCTTTCGGGAATTGCTGCAGCACCAAGAGGAATTCCACAAATAGAGGTTACTTTTGATATAGATGCTAACGGTATAGTCAATGTATCAGCTAAAGATAAAGGAACAGGAAAAGAAGCTAAGATAACAATTACAGCATCAACTAATTTAAGTGATGATGAAATTGATAAAGCAGTAAAAGAAGCAGAAAAATTTGCAGAAGAAGACAAAACTAGAAAAGAAGAAATTGAAGTTAAGAACAATGCAGAACAGTTAGTATACCAAACTGAAAAAAGCTTAACTGAGCTTGGAGAAAAAGTAACAGAAGATGATAAAAAAGATATTGATGCTAAATTAGAAGCTCTTAAAAAAGTTAAAGACGGAGAAGATATAGAAGCTATTAAGAAATCTACTGAAGAATTAACTGAGGCTTTCTATGCAGTAACTACAAAAATATATCAAGCAGAAGCAGAAAAAGAGCAAGGAGCAAACCCAGGCGAAACTAACGCAGATGGAAATGATCATAAAGATGACAATGTAGTGGATGCTGACTTTAAAGTAGAAGAAGATGAAAAAAAAGAAGATAAATAATTAGTAAAATCAATTTAAAATAAGGGATGGGTAACTACCCTTCCCTTATTTTAATGACATTTCAGGAGGAAAGACTCCCACTTATATAAGTGGGAGTTAAATACCTTAACAAGAATAAAACTTAAGTGGGAGTAAAAATATCCCTATGAAGTCATTGATATGCAGCTCCGCAGGATATGATTTAATGTACACAGCTCCGCAGGAGATGAGTTATGTAAAGAAATATTAGCAATATGCATAGAAAAACTATATAATAGTGATGGTTAAATTATTTTAAGGATTACTTTATATTAGAGATTAGTTTATAATATAGAAGTATATATATTTTAGGTGGTGAAAAGCTAGATGTCAAAAAAAGATTATTATGAAACTCTTGGCATAGAAAGAGGTGCCAGTGAGGAAGAAGTTAAGAAAGCTTTTAAAAAGGGTGCATTAAAGTATCATCCAGATAGAAATCCAGATAATAAAGCGGCGGAAGACAAATTCAAAGAAATGAATGAAGCATACCAAGTTTTATCTGATTCAGAGAAAAGATCAAGATATGATCAATATGGTACAGCTGATGCAAATGGAGCAGGCTTTGAGGGTAGCTCTGATTTTTCAGGATTTGGTGGTTTTGGAGATATATTTGGCGACATATTTGGAGGTGGAGGATTCTCTTCAAGAAATCAGAATGGACCTAAAAAAGGTGCAGATTTAGAATATAATCTAAACCTGCATTTTGAAGAGGCTGTTTTTGGGGTAGAAAAAGAGATATCCATTACAAGAAATGAAAAATGTGGGGATTGCAGTGGTAGTGGTGCTAAAGCCGGTACTTCGCCTAAAACATGTGATAAATGTGGGGGAGCTGGGCAGATAAAAGTACAGAGAAACACTGCCTTTGGAAGTTTTGCTAGCATGAGCACTTGTGATAAGTGTGGTGGCAAGGGTCAAATGATCTCTGAGCCATGTAAAACTTGTCATGGTTCTGGGAAACAGAGAAAAAATAAAAAAATTAAAATTGATGTTCCGGGTGGAGTTGATACTGGAAATGTTATGCCTCTAAGAGGTCAAGGGGAACAGGGTGAAAAGGGCGGCCCATCAGGAGATTTATATATAAATATTAGAGTAGCTCCTCATAAAAGTTTTAAGAGGAATGGAACTGATATTCATATAGAATCTCATATAAGCTTTGGGTATGCAGCTATGGGAACTGAAATTAAAGTGCCAACCGTTGATGGAGACGTTAAATACAAAGTACCAGGAGGAACACAATCTGGGACTGTATTTAGACTTAAGGGTAAGGGAATACCTAGAGTAAACGGACATGGAAGAGGCGATCAATACGTAAAGGTTATTGTTGATATTCCAAAAGCTATAAATGATAAGCAAAAGGAAGCTTTAAAATTGTTTATGGAAGCTAGTGGCGAGAATGTAGATTTTTTTGAAGAAAATAAAAAGTCTATTGTAGATAAAATATTTGGCAAATAATAATAAAAAACTCCGTTTTGTAAAACGGAGTTTTTTATTATAAATAAGGAGATTAATAATGAATAAAGATTGGATTGAAGTAACTATAATAACAAGTAGTGAGGCTGTTGAAGCTGTATCTGCAATGCTATACAATACGGGAGTCGAAGGGGTCTCTATTTTAGATCCTTTAGATTTGATTTTTAGACGGGATCATACTACAGATTGGGACTATTTTGATGAAACTATTATAGATACAAAGAGTGGTGTTGTAATTAAGGGATACTATAAAAAGGATGAAAAATTTGAAAAGCACTTAGAAGATATTAAAGCAGGGGTAAATAATTTGCCAAAGTGTGGATTAGACAAAGGTGTTGGATCTGTAACGGCAGAAAAAGTAAATGAAGAAGACTGGGAAAATAACTGGAAAAAGTATTATAAGCCAATAAAGGTAGGGGAAAAGATAGTTATAAAGCCTATATGGGAAGAATACAATAAAAAAACTGATGAAATAATTGTGGAACTAGATCCAGGTATGGCTTTTGGAACAGGATCTCATGAGACTACTAGAATGTGTATAAAGGCACTTGAGAGGCGCGTGGACGCTAACTCAACAGTTTTTGATATAGGAACAGGTTCTGGGATATTAGCTATTGCTGCGGCTAAGCTTGGGGCTAAGAAAGTCATAGGAGTTGATTTAGATCCAGTAGCAGTAGACTCTGCAAAACAAAATGTTAGCTACAATGATATAGGTAATATTGAAATATTATACGGAGACTTAATGGAAGTTGTTAAAGGAAAAGCGAATATAGTTATAGCTAATATAATGGCTGATATAATTATATTTTTGACGCAGCAAGTTAAGGCGTTTATTGTAGAAGGTGGATATTTTATATCTTCAGGGATAATTTTAAGTAAAAAAGATGATGTAATAAATAAGTTAACTGAGTGTGGCTTTAAAATTGAAGAAATAAATATAGAGGGTGAATGGGTTTGCATAGTTGCAAAGTTATAGCAAAATAAGGTGCATGAAAATAGACCAGTATATTTATTTGAATGTACCAAGGCTTAAGGAGAATAAATAATGCATAAATTTTTTGTATCAAAAGATAGTATAGATGGAAACAATGCTGTTATTGATGGTGAGGATGTAAAACATATATATAAGGTATTAAGGCTTCAAATCGGGGATAAGGTAAGTGTTAATAACTGTGAAGGTAAAGAATATGTAGGTGAAATAACCTTTATAGATAAAAAGGCAGTAAATATAAATTTATTAGAAGAAAATTCTATAAATAATGAAAGTCCTATTGAAGTACACTTATTTCAAGGTATGCCTAAATCAACAAAAATGGATTTAATAGTTCAAAAAAATACGGAACTTGGGGTTAAAGCAATAACACCTATAATTACAGAGAGAGTAGTAGTTAAAACTGATCTTAAGGAGTTTAAAAAGGTGGATAGATGGAATAGGATAGCACTAGAAGCCTGCAAGCAGTGCAAGAGAAGTCTGGTGCCTCAAATAAATGTTCCTATAGGGTTTGACAACTTATTACAAGAACTAAAGTACATGGATTTAGTAGTGGTTCCCTATGAAAATGAAGAAGGTTATGGTATAAAAAAATTAGTAGAAAATATGGAGAAAATACATATTAATAAAGTTGCTATTATAATAGGGCCAGAGGGTGGATTTGAAGAAAGTGAAATATTAAAACTTAAAGAAATAGGAGCAAGGATCGTTACTTTGGGACCGAGAATACTTAGAACTGAGACTGCAGGCTTTACATGTTTAAGCCTTATAATGTATGAACTGGGAGACTTGGGAGGGAAGGTGTAATGAAAGTTGCAATCGCTACCTTAGGATGTACGGTAAATTAGTATGAATCAGAAGCAATGATAGGAAGTGCAAGAATTATAAAAATTTTGAGCAATAAATATATGTAGCAGGAGAAAAAAAAATTATGTTGAATACTATAATATAACTAAGGTTATGCAAGGAGGTGATTATGTGGAAGAGGAAGATTGTATTTTTTGTAAAATAGTAAAAAAGCAAATCCCTTGTGAAATGGTTTATGAGGATGAAAAAGTTATAGGATTTAAGGACATAAGCCCTGAGGCACCAGTACATGTTATAATTATTCCAAAGCAGCATATTGCTGACTTAAATTGCTTAAAACAAGAGGAATCAGAAATAATAGGTCATATATTTATTGTCGCAAAGAAAATTGTAAAAATTCTAGGAATTGCTGATAGTGGATATAGAATTATAACTAATTGTGGAGAACAAGGGGGACAAACCGTTCAACATATACATTTTCATCTGTTGGGTGGAAGAATGCTTAAGTGGCCACCTGGTTAGCATATAAGGTTTATTCAAACAAATAATGAGGCGGTATTCTAATTTACTTTACAAAATGTTGAATTTTTAAAAGTATTTTATATATAACAAAACAGCAATGAAAATGTTGACATAATGTAAAAGTGTGTTGTATAATAAAAAATGTGCTATTTAGGCCCCGCATTAGCTGCTTTTAAATTGAATTGAGCTAGCGGAGGGAGGGATAATGATGTCAGAAATTAAGGTTGGAGCAGACGAGACAATTGAGAATGCTTTAAGAAGGTTTAAGAAGAAGTGCGCAAGAAGTGGAGTGCTCGGAGAAGTAAGAAAAAGAGAACACTATGAAAAACCAAGCGTTAAGAAAAAGTTGAAATCAGAAGCTGCAAGAAAGAGAAAATTTAAATAAAATTTTTAAAATGGAAACAGGCAATGTTAGAGTGCCTTCCTCAGCAGTTAACTAGATTAGAAATTATAGAGCTATTCAAAAAGGCAGTTGTGTAATTGGTGGATAATGGCATAAAATACATTGAAAAAATTATGTTTGCCTTATTGCTTAAAGTTATAAGTAATGCAGATGGTAAGCTTATTAGTGAAATAGTAAAATAGTAAAATAGTATTTGAATAAATGAAAGACTCAGCGATTGCTGAGTCTTTTTTTTATTGAAAAAAATTATAAAATTTAAAAACTGTAATTTGTTAGACTTTTTTTTCATAAATTTAATATGAAGTATTTTATGAGGTGAGTGTATGGATAATAAATTTTATAAAACGAAAGAAATTATAGCAAGTAAGTTAGAATTGCCAAGAGATATCCTGTTAGATTTACCGAAAATAACTATTTTAGCTAACAGTGAAATAAATATAGAAAACCATAAGGGTGTAGTAATCTTTGAAGAAGAAGAAATAAAAATAAATTCCAATGTGGGTCCGATTTCGATATACGGTAAAAATTTTAAAATACTATTTATAGGGGGAAACACAATAACTTTGAGTGGCAACTTTAAGTCGGTTGTGTATGAAAGTCATGAATAATTTTAAAAAATATAAAAAAGGTAATATCACAATGGAAATACAATCATTAATGCCAGAAAAGTTTATAAATTTATTGTGGAGAAATGGTATTCAAGTTAAGAACATAAAAAAAATAAATATAACAACTGTAGTTTTAGAAGTGAGATTAAGCGACTATGGAGAGATTAGTAAAGTGGCAAAACGAACAGACACTAGAGTTAAAATTATAGTAAGGAGCGGAGCAGCATTTTTTTTAATAAAGTTAAGAAGTCGATCTGCACTTCTACTCGGAGTAATCTTG from the Clostridium sp. CM027 genome contains:
- the dnaK gene encoding molecular chaperone DnaK, with product MGKIIGIDLGTTNSCVAVMEGGEPVVISNSEGARTTPSVVSFQANGERLVGQVAKRQAITNPDKTIMSIKREMGSNHKVDIDGKSHTPQEISAYILQKIKADAEAYLGETVTEAVITVPAYFNDSQRQATKDAGKIAGLEVKRIINEPTAAALAYGLDKMDVNQKILVYDLGGGTFDVSILELGDGLFEVKSTNGNTKLGGDDFDEKVMNHIADTFKADNGIDLRNDKMALQRLKEAAEKAKIELSSSMQTNVNLPFITADATGPKHIDINLTRAKFNELTHDLVNATIEPMKKALADAGLSLNEIDKIVLVGGSTRTPAVQEAVKNFTGKDPSKGVNPDECVALGAAVQAGVLSGEVKDVLLLDVTPLTLGIETLGGIATPLIERNTTIPAKKSQVFSTAADGQTSVEINIVQGERQMAAGNKTLGRVTLSGIAAAPRGIPQIEVTFDIDANGIVNVSAKDKGTGKEAKITITASTNLSDDEIDKAVKEAEKFAEEDKTRKEEIEVKNNAEQLVYQTEKSLTELGEKVTEDDKKDIDAKLEALKKVKDGEDIEAIKKSTEELTEAFYAVTTKIYQAEAEKEQGANPGETNADGNDHKDDNVVDADFKVEEDEKKEDK
- the dnaJ gene encoding molecular chaperone DnaJ, coding for MSKKDYYETLGIERGASEEEVKKAFKKGALKYHPDRNPDNKAAEDKFKEMNEAYQVLSDSEKRSRYDQYGTADANGAGFEGSSDFSGFGGFGDIFGDIFGGGGFSSRNQNGPKKGADLEYNLNLHFEEAVFGVEKEISITRNEKCGDCSGSGAKAGTSPKTCDKCGGAGQIKVQRNTAFGSFASMSTCDKCGGKGQMISEPCKTCHGSGKQRKNKKIKIDVPGGVDTGNVMPLRGQGEQGEKGGPSGDLYINIRVAPHKSFKRNGTDIHIESHISFGYAAMGTEIKVPTVDGDVKYKVPGGTQSGTVFRLKGKGIPRVNGHGRGDQYVKVIVDIPKAINDKQKEALKLFMEASGENVDFFEENKKSIVDKIFGK
- the prmA gene encoding 50S ribosomal protein L11 methyltransferase, with the protein product MNKDWIEVTIITSSEAVEAVSAMLYNTGVEGVSILDPLDLIFRRDHTTDWDYFDETIIDTKSGVVIKGYYKKDEKFEKHLEDIKAGVNNLPKCGLDKGVGSVTAEKVNEEDWENNWKKYYKPIKVGEKIVIKPIWEEYNKKTDEIIVELDPGMAFGTGSHETTRMCIKALERRVDANSTVFDIGTGSGILAIAAAKLGAKKVIGVDLDPVAVDSAKQNVSYNDIGNIEILYGDLMEVVKGKANIVIANIMADIIIFLTQQVKAFIVEGGYFISSGIILSKKDDVINKLTECGFKIEEINIEGEWVCIVAKL
- a CDS encoding 16S rRNA (uracil(1498)-N(3))-methyltransferase, which gives rise to MHKFFVSKDSIDGNNAVIDGEDVKHIYKVLRLQIGDKVSVNNCEGKEYVGEITFIDKKAVNINLLEENSINNESPIEVHLFQGMPKSTKMDLIVQKNTELGVKAITPIITERVVVKTDLKEFKKVDRWNRIALEACKQCKRSLVPQINVPIGFDNLLQELKYMDLVVVPYENEEGYGIKKLVENMEKIHINKVAIIIGPEGGFEESEILKLKEIGARIVTLGPRILRTETAGFTCLSLIMYELGDLGGKV
- a CDS encoding histidine triad nucleotide-binding protein; the protein is MEEEDCIFCKIVKKQIPCEMVYEDEKVIGFKDISPEAPVHVIIIPKQHIADLNCLKQEESEIIGHIFIVAKKIVKILGIADSGYRIITNCGEQGGQTVQHIHFHLLGGRMLKWPPG
- the rpsU gene encoding 30S ribosomal protein S21; the protein is MSEIKVGADETIENALRRFKKKCARSGVLGEVRKREHYEKPSVKKKLKSEAARKRKFK
- the yqfC gene encoding sporulation protein YqfC gives rise to the protein MDNKFYKTKEIIASKLELPRDILLDLPKITILANSEINIENHKGVVIFEEEEIKINSNVGPISIYGKNFKILFIGGNTITLSGNFKSVVYESHE